A genomic region of Granulicella cerasi contains the following coding sequences:
- a CDS encoding efflux RND transporter permease subunit, which translates to MWIVKVALERPYTFIVLALLILILAPVMIVRTPTDIFPNINIPVVSVAWTYTGLNPEEIEGRIVTPYEKALTTLVDNIEHTESTSYNGVATVRIYLQPGASLDTANAQVSAASQYLIRQLPPGIQAPQVINFSASSVPILQIGVSGRGLDEQKLADLAINTVRPQLITVPGSVFPQPYGGKQPQITINMDQAKMQAKGISPGDLLNAMAAQNVVMPSGTAKIGPTEYDVRTNAAPRAMSDLEELPIKQINGNMIYVRDVATVSNGSAYQTNIVRQDGQRGVLITALKSGTASTLDVVSGIKQAITRAKQIAPPNLELTPIGDQSVFVRAAIEGVIREAVIAAALTGLMILLFLGSWRSTLIIAISIPLSILTSVIVLGLLGETLNTMTLGGLALAVGILVDDATVTLENIERFLEEGYPLYDAILDGAAQISVPALVSTLCICIVFLPMFFLNGVARFLFAPLAEAVIFAMLASYVLSRTLVPTLALYLLRHKDTAPSRNPLVNFQRGFERLFEKVRAAYQLLLTRLVLRRKLFIAGFLAACLCTGFLIPFLGQDFFPFSDSGEFILHFRMPTGTRIEESARTADLIEQQIRRTIPQKQLSSVLDNIGMPYSQMNTEHLTNGTIGAGDGDIMVEMHEDHSPTQNYMRQLRKDLPRMFPGVTFYFLPADITTQILNFGLPSPIDVQIQSDDMQGAHRIADNLQEQLRRVPGLTDLRIHQPIDYPTMEVSVERTKAEQGGYTTRDVAQSMLNSLSSSLQITPMFFLNWKNGTNYNLVAQNPQYTMSSLQDLQNIPINSTVATPRSTPEVLGELSSFKRGKEMAVISHYNIRRVLDIYGGVQDRDLGAVSKEVDKIVDAQRKTLPRGTFITVRGQATTMRASYTALLAGLAFSIVLVYALIVVNFQSWLDPFIIITALPAALGGIVLFLFLTHTALSVPALMGAIMCMGVATANSILVVSFAKDRLADHHDSIRAAIEAGATRFRPVCMTALAMVIGMVPMALGLGDGGEQNAPLGRAVIGGLLCATVATLLFVPSVFALLHSADKKKSAEQTSSEPAHA; encoded by the coding sequence ATGTGGATTGTCAAAGTAGCACTCGAGCGGCCCTACACGTTCATCGTGCTGGCGCTACTCATCTTGATCCTCGCGCCCGTTATGATCGTGCGCACCCCCACCGACATCTTTCCGAACATCAACATCCCCGTGGTGTCGGTCGCGTGGACCTATACAGGATTGAACCCGGAAGAGATCGAAGGCCGTATCGTTACGCCCTATGAAAAGGCGCTGACGACACTCGTCGACAACATCGAGCACACAGAATCGACGAGCTATAACGGTGTTGCTACGGTTCGCATCTATCTTCAGCCGGGAGCGTCGCTGGACACCGCGAACGCGCAGGTCTCTGCGGCATCGCAGTACTTGATCCGCCAGCTGCCTCCGGGAATTCAAGCCCCTCAGGTCATCAACTTCTCCGCGTCGAGCGTGCCGATTCTTCAAATCGGTGTTTCAGGACGTGGACTCGATGAACAGAAGCTCGCCGATCTGGCCATCAATACGGTTCGTCCGCAGTTGATCACGGTGCCCGGTTCGGTGTTCCCTCAGCCTTACGGTGGTAAGCAGCCGCAGATCACAATCAACATGGACCAGGCCAAGATGCAGGCGAAGGGCATCTCTCCTGGCGACTTGTTGAACGCGATGGCCGCACAGAACGTCGTGATGCCTTCCGGCACGGCGAAGATCGGACCCACCGAATACGACGTTCGCACGAACGCCGCACCTCGTGCCATGAGCGATCTTGAAGAGTTGCCGATCAAGCAGATCAACGGCAACATGATCTACGTTCGCGACGTGGCTACGGTCTCCAACGGTTCGGCCTATCAGACCAACATCGTTCGTCAGGACGGTCAGCGCGGTGTACTCATTACGGCGCTGAAGTCGGGTACGGCGTCCACACTCGACGTCGTGAGCGGCATCAAGCAGGCGATCACTCGGGCGAAGCAAATTGCACCGCCGAATCTGGAGCTGACTCCGATCGGCGATCAGTCCGTGTTTGTGCGAGCCGCTATCGAAGGCGTGATTCGTGAAGCGGTGATCGCAGCAGCCCTGACCGGCCTCATGATCCTCCTCTTCCTTGGATCGTGGCGTTCTACGCTCATCATCGCCATTTCGATTCCGCTGTCGATTCTCACTTCAGTGATCGTTCTCGGACTCCTTGGTGAAACGCTGAACACGATGACGCTCGGCGGTCTCGCCCTCGCGGTCGGTATCTTGGTCGACGACGCGACGGTAACGCTGGAAAATATCGAGCGCTTCCTCGAAGAGGGTTATCCGCTCTACGACGCCATCCTGGACGGCGCGGCTCAGATCTCGGTGCCCGCGCTGGTATCAACGCTTTGCATCTGCATTGTGTTCCTGCCGATGTTCTTCCTCAACGGCGTCGCACGCTTCCTGTTTGCACCCCTGGCGGAGGCCGTTATCTTCGCGATGCTCGCCTCGTACGTGCTCTCCCGTACGCTGGTGCCGACTCTCGCTCTCTACCTGCTGCGCCATAAGGACACCGCACCATCCAGGAATCCGCTGGTCAACTTCCAGCGCGGCTTCGAACGGCTCTTTGAGAAAGTACGTGCTGCGTACCAGCTGTTGCTTACCAGGCTCGTACTGCGCCGCAAGCTTTTCATCGCGGGCTTCCTTGCAGCTTGCCTTTGCACCGGCTTCCTGATTCCGTTCCTCGGACAGGACTTCTTCCCCTTCTCCGATTCCGGTGAGTTCATCCTGCACTTCCGTATGCCTACCGGCACACGTATTGAGGAAAGCGCACGTACGGCAGATCTGATCGAGCAGCAGATTCGGCGGACGATCCCGCAGAAGCAGCTTTCCAGCGTTCTCGACAACATCGGCATGCCGTACTCGCAGATGAACACGGAGCATCTCACGAACGGAACGATCGGCGCCGGCGATGGCGACATCATGGTCGAAATGCACGAAGACCATAGCCCCACGCAGAACTACATGCGTCAGTTACGGAAAGATCTCCCGCGCATGTTCCCCGGCGTTACGTTCTACTTCCTTCCTGCCGATATCACTACGCAGATTCTGAACTTCGGTCTGCCCTCGCCGATCGACGTACAGATCCAGAGTGACGACATGCAGGGCGCACACCGCATCGCCGACAATCTGCAGGAACAGCTTCGCCGCGTGCCCGGTTTGACGGACCTTCGTATCCACCAACCGATCGACTACCCGACGATGGAAGTTTCTGTCGAGCGTACGAAGGCGGAACAGGGTGGTTACACCACGCGCGACGTTGCGCAGAGCATGTTGAACTCGCTCTCGAGCTCACTGCAGATCACCCCGATGTTCTTCCTGAACTGGAAGAACGGAACCAACTATAACCTCGTGGCGCAGAACCCGCAGTACACGATGAGCTCGTTACAGGATCTGCAGAACATCCCCATCAATTCCACGGTAGCGACTCCTCGATCGACGCCTGAAGTGTTGGGCGAGCTCTCCTCGTTCAAACGCGGCAAGGAAATGGCCGTGATCTCGCACTACAACATTCGCCGTGTTCTCGATATCTACGGCGGCGTGCAGGATCGCGACCTCGGTGCAGTGTCGAAGGAAGTGGACAAGATCGTCGATGCGCAGCGGAAGACCCTGCCTCGCGGTACGTTCATCACTGTGCGTGGTCAGGCCACGACCATGCGCGCGTCCTACACCGCTCTGCTCGCCGGACTCGCCTTCTCGATCGTGCTGGTCTACGCGCTTATCGTCGTCAACTTCCAGAGCTGGCTGGATCCGTTCATCATCATCACGGCGCTACCCGCGGCTCTGGGTGGTATCGTCCTGTTCCTCTTCCTCACTCATACGGCGTTGTCGGTTCCTGCACTTATGGGCGCCATCATGTGTATGGGTGTAGCTACAGCGAACTCGATTCTGGTCGTCTCCTTCGCGAAGGACCGCCTTGCGGATCACCACGACTCGATCCGCGCAGCCATCGAGGCGGGTGCAACTCGATTCCGCCCGGTGTGCATGACCGCACTCGCCATGGTCATCGGCATGGTGCCGATGGCGCTCGGTCTCGGCGACGGCGGCGAACAGAATGCTCCGCTGGGTCGCGCCGTTATCGGCGGCCTGCTCTGCGCTACGGTCGCCACTCTACTCTTCGTGCCCTCGGTATTCGCGCTGCTTCATAGCGCGGACAAAAAGAAATCCGCCGAACAAACTTCTTCGGAGCCCGCTCATGCCTAA
- a CDS encoding efflux RND transporter periplasmic adaptor subunit — protein MPNENLHAHGQPAVPTALQQEGLRDTSPSTPGNDHEQNPHNQVLQIDTRTRLGQGPRIPVLAVVAILLVAIVIGIASRHHSEKELNEATDISAVQTVAVIHASSGAASQELRLPANTEAYVDTPIFSRTNGYLQKWFADIGQHVEKGQLLAIVQTPEVDQQVQQAEAEVNTAKANAQLAEITSNRWKALLAKNAVSRQEADQASSDLTARQAALNSAEANLRRLQQMQGFERIYAPFSGIITARNVDIGSLIQAGDSTNTHAELFHLSSIDQVRVFVPVPEVHAAAVHDGEQVKVTSDAFPNEVFTGTIARNSRSIDSSTRTLNMEVDLENHDHKLLPGQYAFVHLPLAAGDNSLTLPSNAILFRAEGLRVGVVRNNHVHLQPIEIGHDYGATVEVISGLTPQDDVIINPSDSLAEGQEVRVAGGTK, from the coding sequence ATGCCTAACGAAAATCTGCACGCCCACGGTCAGCCGGCCGTCCCTACAGCCCTTCAACAAGAAGGTCTGCGCGATACCAGCCCGAGCACTCCTGGGAATGACCATGAGCAGAACCCGCACAATCAGGTTCTCCAAATCGACACCAGAACGCGCCTCGGTCAGGGTCCACGCATCCCCGTCCTGGCAGTTGTTGCCATTCTGCTTGTCGCGATCGTGATCGGCATCGCAAGTCGTCATCACTCCGAGAAGGAGCTGAACGAAGCTACAGATATCTCCGCCGTTCAAACGGTGGCGGTGATCCACGCTTCTTCAGGTGCTGCCTCGCAGGAGCTGCGTTTGCCTGCGAACACAGAAGCCTATGTCGATACGCCGATCTTCTCGCGTACGAACGGCTACCTGCAGAAGTGGTTTGCTGACATCGGTCAGCACGTCGAAAAGGGGCAACTCCTCGCCATCGTGCAGACTCCTGAAGTTGACCAGCAGGTGCAGCAGGCAGAAGCAGAGGTCAACACCGCGAAGGCCAATGCACAGCTCGCCGAGATCACCAGCAATCGCTGGAAGGCACTGCTGGCGAAGAACGCTGTCTCGCGTCAGGAAGCGGACCAGGCTTCGAGCGATCTGACCGCGCGTCAGGCGGCACTCAATTCGGCGGAAGCGAACCTTCGCCGCCTGCAGCAGATGCAAGGATTCGAGCGTATCTATGCTCCGTTCAGCGGAATCATCACGGCGCGTAACGTAGATATCGGTTCGCTCATCCAAGCTGGCGACTCGACCAACACTCATGCCGAGCTCTTCCATCTCTCCTCCATCGACCAGGTACGTGTGTTCGTTCCGGTACCGGAAGTTCACGCAGCAGCCGTTCACGATGGCGAGCAGGTCAAGGTGACCTCCGATGCCTTCCCGAACGAGGTCTTCACCGGCACCATCGCGCGCAACTCGCGTTCGATCGACTCTTCGACCCGTACGCTGAACATGGAAGTGGATCTCGAGAACCACGACCACAAGCTGTTGCCCGGTCAGTATGCGTTCGTTCATCTGCCGCTCGCCGCAGGCGACAACTCTCTCACGCTTCCCTCGAATGCGATTCTCTTCCGCGCAGAAGGACTCCGCGTGGGCGTTGTGCGCAACAACCATGTGCATCTGCAGCCGATTGAAATTGGCCATGACTACGGTGCAACGGTTGAGGTCATCTCGGGCCTGACTCCGCAGGACGACGTGATCATCAACCCTTCTGACTCGCTCGCGGAAGGACAGGAAGTCCGCGTTGCAGGAGGTACGAAGTGA
- a CDS encoding TolC family protein codes for MKQISATSAFLALAIAAPLTTVGCKVGPQYHPPAAVMAPTNSYKEAPPTNHGEGWSAAAPADAQLKGDWWTMFSDPQLNEFEPQVDAANQSLKSAEANFRAARAYVGTARSYEAPTIGVAPVFGAIRDSANQPYFNRTLANNGVGNFQMPVDLSWELDVWGRVRRGVTQARENAQAAFSDAENARLSLHAELALDYFTLRSDDAQLRLYDDTIQAYQRAVDLTQTRFEGGVAPQSDVTQARTQLEAARVQRTELTIERANMEHAIAVLTGKAPASFSIAPLVVTPPIQNVEAGHAIPAQIPEPHVPSPSMNSAAAAIGPVLPSIPGVLPSDLLQRRPDIAASERRVGAANEAIGIAQAAYYPQFSLSAVGGFAGTSMLNWFTWPSRFFSVGPMASETIFDFGRRRSTKQMTEAQYDEAVANYRQTALTAFQQVEDSLASLSALEKEAAQQRAATESAERSLQLFNDRYEGGVDNYLQVITWQTQALVNERNELLIQQRRLQASVLLIKALGGGWNVSTVPHL; via the coding sequence GTGAAGCAAATCTCTGCAACCTCGGCGTTCCTCGCGCTTGCCATCGCAGCTCCGCTGACGACGGTTGGTTGCAAGGTGGGCCCCCAATATCATCCGCCCGCTGCGGTGATGGCTCCGACAAACTCCTACAAGGAGGCTCCGCCAACCAACCATGGCGAGGGCTGGAGCGCAGCCGCGCCAGCAGACGCTCAGCTCAAGGGTGACTGGTGGACGATGTTCTCAGACCCGCAGTTGAACGAGTTTGAGCCGCAAGTGGATGCCGCCAACCAGTCGCTCAAGTCTGCGGAAGCCAACTTCCGCGCGGCCCGTGCTTACGTTGGCACCGCACGCAGCTATGAAGCTCCGACCATTGGTGTCGCTCCCGTTTTCGGAGCGATTCGCGATTCTGCCAATCAGCCGTACTTCAATCGCACACTTGCCAACAATGGTGTGGGCAACTTCCAGATGCCCGTGGACCTTTCCTGGGAACTGGATGTGTGGGGTCGCGTTCGTCGCGGCGTCACGCAGGCTCGCGAGAACGCTCAGGCGGCGTTCTCGGACGCGGAGAATGCACGTCTTTCTCTGCACGCAGAGCTCGCGCTTGATTACTTCACGCTCCGTTCCGACGATGCGCAACTCCGTTTGTACGACGACACGATTCAGGCCTATCAGCGCGCTGTCGATCTCACTCAAACGCGCTTCGAAGGCGGTGTAGCTCCGCAATCGGACGTGACACAGGCGAGGACGCAGCTTGAAGCGGCTCGCGTGCAGCGCACCGAACTGACGATTGAGCGCGCCAACATGGAGCACGCTATTGCTGTGCTCACAGGCAAGGCGCCTGCGTCCTTCAGTATTGCTCCGCTGGTCGTCACACCTCCCATCCAGAACGTCGAGGCTGGTCATGCGATTCCGGCGCAGATTCCAGAGCCGCACGTTCCCAGCCCGAGCATGAATAGTGCTGCCGCTGCGATCGGCCCCGTACTGCCTTCGATTCCCGGCGTCCTGCCCTCCGACCTTCTGCAACGTCGCCCCGACATTGCCGCAAGCGAGCGTCGCGTAGGCGCAGCGAATGAAGCCATCGGTATTGCGCAGGCGGCCTACTACCCTCAGTTCTCTCTTTCGGCGGTCGGCGGTTTCGCGGGCACTTCGATGCTGAACTGGTTCACGTGGCCGAGCCGTTTCTTCTCGGTTGGCCCCATGGCCAGTGAGACGATCTTCGACTTCGGTCGTCGTCGATCGACGAAGCAGATGACTGAAGCGCAGTATGACGAAGCCGTAGCGAACTATCGCCAGACTGCGCTCACAGCGTTCCAGCAGGTCGAAGACTCGCTCGCTTCTCTGAGCGCGTTGGAGAAGGAAGCAGCGCAACAGCGGGCCGCAACTGAGTCTGCCGAACGCTCGCTCCAGCTTTTCAACGATCGCTATGAAGGCGGCGTCGACAACTACCTCCAGGTCATCACCTGGCAGACACAGGCACTCGTGAATGAACGCAACGAACTGCTGATTCAGCAGCGTCGTCTGCAGGCATCCGTATTGCTCATCAAAGCACTCGGCGGCGGCTGGAATGTCAGCACAGTTCCCCACCTCTAA
- a CDS encoding EamA family transporter: MASSKAVFDWLCIAGVAALAIAGECLIAAAMQKIGDLDNIRAVSGMPGAIKAVLTNPLFLVGALCMALNFFALLFTLSNVDLSLAAPATASLTYIGNAVAAKYFLRENVDKRRWLAASFVALGVVLISR, translated from the coding sequence GTGGCATCTAGCAAAGCAGTATTTGATTGGCTGTGTATCGCCGGCGTTGCGGCGCTGGCGATCGCAGGCGAGTGTCTCATCGCAGCCGCGATGCAGAAGATCGGCGACCTCGACAACATTCGCGCGGTCAGCGGCATGCCCGGCGCCATCAAAGCAGTGCTGACGAACCCGCTCTTTCTCGTCGGCGCGCTCTGCATGGCGCTGAACTTCTTCGCGCTGCTGTTCACACTCTCGAACGTTGACCTCTCGCTCGCTGCGCCTGCGACGGCTTCTCTGACCTACATCGGGAATGCGGTTGCGGCGAAGTATTTCTTGCGCGAGAACGTGGACAAGCGCCGCTGGTTAGCCGCGTCGTTCGTTGCACTAGGCGTTGTTCTGATCTCTCGCTAG
- the hpnE gene encoding hydroxysqualene dehydroxylase HpnE gives MSAVVDVAVLGAGVAGLATAIDLASAGLSTVVLERKPFVGGRAYSYDHPALQEVVDSQHVLLGCCVNLVDLSQRSGAAEHLRWYDEIPFLEPGGRRSVLRAGTSPKASLGFLRAPMLGWKDKIAVARGLREFFAGYPQRDDESFAQWLKRTRQTPLAIRHFWEPIVIATLNDGFERCSMRYAGQVFHEAFVKSAEGGRMGIPTLPLSEYYAHFATYAESLGADLQLRASVDRIERIGGIWSAFAGEKAVRAKNLVLALPFEQTAKLLDVPHIGEFTHAPITTIHLWFDREVCDVEQCALLDTRIQWLFNKSRIRGNAGAEQYLELVISGSFAELKMQREEILHGALRELAQFFPKVLAAKLLKSGVLKEARATFSVTPGLDAFRPDTSAPGEGLYLAGDWTATGWPSTMEGAARSGRLAASAILGRSCLAPELKADGLARLFVRD, from the coding sequence ATGAGTGCCGTTGTAGATGTGGCGGTTCTTGGAGCCGGAGTAGCTGGTCTAGCGACCGCTATCGATCTAGCTTCAGCTGGCCTCAGCACCGTGGTGTTGGAGCGGAAACCGTTTGTAGGTGGTCGCGCTTATTCGTACGATCATCCTGCGCTGCAGGAGGTCGTCGATTCGCAGCATGTATTGCTGGGCTGCTGCGTCAATCTTGTCGATCTGAGCCAGCGAAGCGGCGCAGCGGAGCACCTGCGCTGGTATGACGAGATTCCGTTCCTCGAGCCGGGTGGGCGCAGGAGTGTGTTGCGTGCTGGAACTTCGCCGAAGGCCAGTCTCGGATTTCTACGAGCACCGATGCTCGGATGGAAAGACAAGATTGCCGTTGCGCGCGGGTTGCGCGAGTTCTTCGCAGGTTACCCGCAGCGTGATGATGAAAGCTTCGCACAATGGCTGAAGCGCACACGCCAGACACCGCTGGCGATTCGTCATTTCTGGGAGCCGATCGTGATTGCAACGCTCAACGACGGCTTCGAGCGATGCTCCATGCGCTATGCCGGGCAGGTATTTCACGAAGCGTTCGTGAAGTCCGCTGAAGGCGGTCGCATGGGCATTCCGACGCTGCCGTTGAGCGAGTATTACGCTCACTTCGCAACGTATGCGGAGTCGCTCGGTGCCGATCTGCAGCTTCGCGCGAGCGTTGATCGCATCGAGCGTATTGGTGGGATCTGGTCTGCCTTCGCGGGAGAGAAGGCAGTGCGCGCGAAGAACCTGGTGCTGGCTCTGCCGTTTGAGCAGACAGCCAAGCTGTTGGATGTGCCCCACATCGGTGAGTTCACCCATGCGCCGATCACAACGATTCACCTCTGGTTCGATCGTGAGGTCTGTGATGTGGAGCAGTGCGCGCTGCTGGATACGCGCATCCAGTGGCTCTTCAACAAGAGCCGCATCCGTGGCAACGCGGGCGCCGAGCAATATCTTGAGTTGGTGATCAGCGGATCATTTGCTGAGCTCAAGATGCAGCGCGAGGAGATTCTGCACGGCGCTCTGCGCGAACTCGCTCAGTTCTTCCCGAAGGTTCTCGCGGCGAAGCTCTTGAAGTCGGGCGTGCTGAAGGAAGCTCGCGCGACTTTCTCGGTGACTCCCGGCCTCGATGCATTTCGGCCGGACACTTCGGCGCCGGGTGAGGGGCTCTACCTTGCGGGTGATTGGACCGCGACGGGTTGGCCGAGCACGATGGAAGGGGCCGCGCGCAGCGGCCGCCTGGCCGCGAGTGCGATCCTGGGACGGTCATGCCTCGCGCCTGAGTTGAAAGCGGACGGCCTTGCGCGTCTGTTCGTTCGCGACTAG
- a CDS encoding phytoene/squalene synthase family protein — translation MNEVMQAKLAGAYTFCREVARAEAKNFYYAFRVLPQHKSDAMCAVYAFMRKADDLSDDESMSLEERRAAMAAWTEQWRAARTSGESNDPVFVALNDTQRRFGISDTLLEQLVAGTTLDLDPQPQGTKLLTIGGKTVQVYESFSALEHYCYLVASVVGLVCIRIFGYTDSRAEQLAIDTGTAFQLTNILRDVKEDAERGRVYLPEDKMAEYGVSLDRVFALCNGEEPQRPELELIMGLQGTAQRLYRRSDQLIPLLDKDSRAAMRVLVKIYHGLLNKVADEPEAVFHRRLSVPTSKKLAILGLGLLESIGARVL, via the coding sequence ATGAACGAAGTGATGCAAGCCAAGCTTGCGGGTGCCTACACATTCTGCCGCGAGGTCGCGCGCGCAGAGGCGAAGAATTTTTACTACGCCTTCCGCGTTTTGCCGCAGCACAAATCCGACGCGATGTGTGCGGTCTACGCGTTCATGCGTAAGGCGGACGATCTTTCTGACGATGAGTCGATGTCGCTCGAAGAGCGCCGCGCGGCCATGGCTGCGTGGACCGAGCAGTGGCGCGCAGCCCGCACGAGCGGAGAGAGCAATGATCCGGTCTTCGTCGCGTTGAACGATACACAGCGTCGCTTCGGCATTAGCGATACGCTGCTCGAACAACTGGTCGCGGGCACAACGTTGGATCTCGATCCTCAACCGCAGGGGACGAAACTCCTCACGATTGGTGGCAAGACCGTACAGGTGTACGAGTCCTTCTCGGCGCTGGAGCACTACTGCTACCTTGTCGCATCCGTCGTTGGCCTTGTCTGTATTCGCATCTTTGGCTACACCGATAGCCGCGCGGAGCAGCTCGCGATCGACACCGGCACAGCGTTCCAGCTGACCAACATCCTTCGTGATGTGAAGGAAGACGCCGAGCGTGGTCGTGTCTATCTGCCCGAGGACAAGATGGCGGAGTACGGCGTCAGTCTTGATCGCGTCTTCGCTCTTTGCAACGGAGAAGAACCGCAGCGGCCCGAGCTGGAACTCATCATGGGGCTGCAAGGCACTGCGCAACGGCTCTATCGCCGTTCGGACCAACTGATTCCGTTGCTCGACAAAGATTCGCGCGCTGCCATGCGCGTCCTTGTGAAGATCTATCACGGCCTTCTCAACAAGGTCGCGGATGAGCCCGAAGCCGTCTTCCATCGCCGCCTGAGCGTACCGACTTCGAAGAAGCTCGCTATCCTGGGCCTTGGCTTGCTGGAGTCGATAGGAGCACGCGTCCTCTAA
- the hpnC gene encoding squalene synthase HpnC: MITAVDVNAIDDRLQEAPSFYRTPVLRPSLKDAEEWCEHLATTHYENFHVATVLLPKALRRHFYSVYGFCRTSDDLGDEVASTEIATRLLHAWRGMLHECFATPEASKHPVFVALQPTIAECKLPREPFDDLISAFERDQVYTHHESLATLEDYSRYSANPVGRLVLLVCGYHDERLLQLSDDICTGLQLANFYQDITQDWARGRRYLPADQMQRFGVTDAQIAERRFDANFKAMMQFLVEDARARLTRGQQIEKLVDRDLQTTLSLFAKGGHAILDGIAAQGYDTLRARPVVSKAAKVRLLVGALGGKLRAALLPKRSLAR; the protein is encoded by the coding sequence ATGATCACAGCCGTTGATGTAAATGCGATCGACGATCGCCTTCAAGAGGCGCCCTCGTTTTACCGCACGCCCGTGTTGCGTCCTTCGTTGAAGGACGCCGAGGAGTGGTGTGAGCACCTGGCGACGACGCATTATGAGAACTTCCACGTAGCGACGGTGCTGCTCCCGAAGGCTCTACGCCGACACTTCTACTCGGTCTACGGGTTCTGCCGTACATCGGACGATCTGGGTGATGAGGTCGCGAGCACGGAGATTGCTACGCGCTTGCTCCATGCGTGGCGTGGAATGTTGCATGAGTGCTTCGCTACACCGGAAGCTTCGAAGCATCCGGTTTTCGTGGCGCTTCAGCCCACGATCGCAGAGTGCAAGCTTCCTCGTGAACCGTTCGACGATCTGATCTCTGCGTTCGAGCGGGATCAGGTGTACACGCATCATGAATCGCTTGCGACGCTCGAGGATTACTCGCGTTACTCCGCGAACCCGGTGGGCCGGCTGGTGCTGTTGGTGTGTGGTTACCATGACGAGCGTCTGCTGCAGCTGTCAGACGACATCTGCACCGGGCTGCAGCTTGCGAACTTCTATCAGGACATCACGCAGGACTGGGCACGTGGACGCCGCTATCTCCCCGCGGACCAGATGCAGCGGTTTGGCGTGACCGACGCTCAGATCGCCGAGCGTAGGTTCGACGCAAATTTCAAAGCGATGATGCAGTTTCTCGTCGAAGATGCTCGCGCTCGACTGACGCGTGGCCAGCAGATCGAGAAGCTCGTCGATCGCGATTTACAGACGACGTTGTCGCTCTTCGCAAAGGGTGGCCATGCGATTCTCGATGGCATCGCGGCGCAGGGGTACGACACGTTGCGAGCGCGTCCTGTCGTGTCGAAGGCGGCAAAGGTGCGATTGCTGGTGGGTGCTTTGGGCGGAAAATTGAGGGCTGCGCTGCTGCCGAAACGGAGCCTTGCGCGATGA
- a CDS encoding zinc-dependent alcohol dehydrogenase has protein sequence MTPAPHSTMRAAVLHGREDLRIENVACPVAGPGEVVLRVEAALTCGTDLKVFRRGYHAKMLTVDRLFGHELAGVIVELGEGVEDFAMGDRVVPLNSAPCDECFYCLAGQQNLCDDLLFNNGAYAEFVRVPARIVSKNMLRVPTAMPMEHAALVEPLACVMRGMEQCAVKAGQTVIVLGAGPIGLLFIHAASLAGLHVIAVVKRTDQVATAKSFGAEQVVRLADVEDPIAAARALTPEGRGADVVFEAVATPEAWQWAVQMVRKGGLVNLFGGPPAGTTASFDTNLLHYSDINIKASFHHTPSTARAAFELLCSGDFEADKFLTGTAELEEVPSVFNAMLTRPAEGIAPEIKTVIYPRTATERLLADEEKAVA, from the coding sequence ATGACGCCTGCCCCTCACTCGACCATGCGCGCTGCCGTTTTGCACGGGCGCGAGGACCTGCGAATTGAGAATGTTGCCTGTCCCGTCGCTGGACCGGGCGAGGTCGTCTTGCGTGTAGAAGCTGCGTTGACCTGTGGCACTGATCTGAAGGTCTTTCGTCGCGGCTACCACGCGAAGATGCTCACGGTGGACCGCCTCTTTGGCCACGAACTCGCAGGTGTGATCGTCGAGCTGGGCGAAGGCGTTGAAGATTTCGCGATGGGTGATCGTGTCGTCCCGCTGAACTCGGCGCCTTGCGATGAATGCTTCTACTGCCTCGCGGGCCAGCAGAATCTTTGCGACGATCTGCTCTTCAACAACGGCGCATACGCTGAATTCGTTCGCGTGCCTGCTCGCATCGTCAGCAAGAACATGCTGCGCGTGCCGACAGCGATGCCGATGGAGCACGCGGCACTGGTGGAGCCGCTGGCCTGCGTGATGCGCGGCATGGAGCAGTGCGCTGTGAAGGCCGGGCAGACCGTGATCGTGCTCGGCGCGGGGCCTATCGGCTTGCTCTTCATACATGCGGCATCGCTGGCAGGACTGCATGTGATCGCAGTAGTGAAGCGCACCGACCAGGTGGCAACCGCGAAGAGCTTCGGGGCAGAGCAGGTGGTGCGGCTCGCCGACGTCGAGGATCCAATCGCCGCCGCACGCGCGCTGACTCCGGAAGGCCGCGGTGCCGATGTAGTGTTCGAAGCGGTGGCTACACCCGAAGCTTGGCAGTGGGCCGTGCAGATGGTGCGCAAAGGTGGACTCGTGAACCTCTTCGGTGGCCCGCCCGCAGGAACGACTGCTTCGTTTGATACGAATCTCCTGCACTATTCGGACATCAATATCAAAGCGAGTTTCCATCACACCCCTTCGACCGCAAGAGCAGCGTTTGAGCTTCTGTGCTCAGGCGACTTCGAGGCGGACAAGTTTTTGACGGGAACGGCGGAGTTGGAAGAAGTGCCGTCCGTGTTCAACGCGATGTTGACGCGCCCGGCAGAAGGTATTGCGCCGGAGATCAAGACGGTCATCTATCCGCGCACGGCCACGGAGCGTTTGCTGGCAGATGAAGAGAAGGCGGTGGCATGA